In a genomic window of Candidatus Competibacteraceae bacterium:
- a CDS encoding ferrous iron transporter B, whose translation MTASTLAVDGFRSARIALVGPPNSGKTTLFNTLTGGRQKTANYPGVTVERKSGFLHTPAGHAVEVLDLPGSYSLRARSPDEAITRDVVLGRQQRETLPDAIVCVTDATNLNQHLRLLLELRPLGRPLILALNMMDIARKRGCRIDTEALSRELGIPVVTTVAMRKSGVQDLLGQIDALLGRSVAGDGATAIAGWQEPSPNAIRAYHREVERVLREAVVQEGAPARFTRQLDGVLLHPIAGPAILLALLFLMFQAVFGWAQTPMDWIDGGVTGVRQWLGAHLPDSLLKSLLVDGIIAGVGGVVVFLPQILILFLFILLLEDSGYMTRAAFLMDRLMSAAGLNGRAFIPLLSSFACAVPGIMATRAIAHPLDRLVTILIAPLMTCSARLPVYVLLIAAFIPNVTVWGGVGLQGLVMFGLYATGIVGALVAAAALRLTLLKGGRQPLLMELPSYKWPNPANVLLGLWDRVKIFMRRIGTIILSLMVVLWFLSTFPAPPAGATEPAIYYSFAGMIGRGLEPLLAPIGFNWQIAIALVPGLAAREVAVAALGTVYALSGDEGMVREALSATLAQNWSLATALSLLAWYVFAPQCLATLAAVRRETNSWRWAVFMFVYLMALAYIAAFITYRVALAMAGG comes from the coding sequence ATGACCGCCTCAACGCTGGCCGTGGATGGATTCAGATCCGCGCGTATCGCCTTGGTCGGCCCGCCCAACAGCGGCAAGACCACGCTGTTCAATACCCTGACCGGCGGCCGACAAAAAACCGCCAACTACCCCGGCGTCACCGTCGAGCGCAAGAGCGGTTTTCTGCACACGCCCGCCGGCCACGCGGTCGAAGTACTGGACCTGCCCGGCAGCTACAGCCTGCGCGCCCGCAGCCCCGACGAGGCGATCACTCGCGATGTGGTGCTCGGCCGGCAGCAGCGGGAAACCCTGCCGGACGCCATCGTTTGCGTGACCGACGCCACCAATCTCAACCAGCACTTGCGGCTGCTGCTGGAGCTCCGCCCGCTGGGCCGGCCGCTGATTCTGGCGCTCAACATGATGGACATTGCCCGGAAGCGCGGCTGCCGGATCGATACCGAGGCGCTGTCCCGCGAGTTGGGCATTCCGGTGGTGACCACCGTCGCCATGCGTAAAAGCGGCGTTCAAGACCTGCTCGGCCAAATCGATGCGTTGCTCGGTCGTTCGGTAGCCGGCGATGGCGCTACCGCCATCGCCGGCTGGCAAGAGCCCTCGCCGAACGCCATCCGCGCTTATCATCGAGAAGTCGAAAGGGTGCTGCGGGAAGCCGTAGTCCAGGAAGGTGCGCCGGCGCGTTTCACCCGCCAACTGGATGGCGTGCTGCTGCATCCGATAGCCGGTCCAGCGATCTTGCTTGCGTTGCTGTTTCTGATGTTTCAGGCGGTGTTCGGTTGGGCGCAAACGCCGATGGACTGGATCGACGGCGGCGTGACCGGCGTGCGGCAGTGGCTTGGCGCACACCTGCCAGACAGTTTGCTGAAAAGCCTGCTGGTCGATGGCATCATTGCCGGCGTCGGTGGGGTAGTGGTTTTCCTGCCGCAAATTCTGATTCTGTTTCTGTTCATCCTGCTGCTGGAAGATTCCGGCTACATGACCCGCGCCGCGTTTTTGATGGATCGTCTGATGAGCGCGGCGGGCCTGAACGGGCGGGCTTTCATTCCCTTGTTATCCAGTTTCGCCTGCGCCGTTCCCGGCATCATGGCGACCCGCGCCATCGCCCATCCGCTGGATCGCTTGGTCACCATTCTGATTGCGCCGTTGATGACCTGCTCGGCGCGGCTGCCGGTGTATGTGTTGCTGATCGCCGCGTTTATCCCCAACGTTACGGTCTGGGGCGGCGTTGGCTTGCAAGGTTTGGTCATGTTCGGGTTGTACGCGACCGGCATCGTCGGCGCGCTGGTGGCGGCGGCCGCATTGCGGCTGACGTTGCTGAAAGGCGGCCGGCAACCGTTGCTGATGGAGTTGCCAAGCTACAAATGGCCGAATCCCGCCAACGTGCTGCTCGGCTTGTGGGATCGGGTTAAAATCTTCATGCGGCGGATCGGCACCATCATCCTGAGCCTGATGGTGGTTCTCTGGTTTCTCTCGACCTTTCCCGCGCCGCCAGCGGGGGCGACAGAACCAGCAATTTATTACAGCTTCGCCGGCATGATCGGACGCGGGCTGGAACCGCTGCTGGCCCCCATCGGCTTCAACTGGCAAATCGCCATCGCCTTGGTGCCGGGTCTGGCGGCGCGCGAGGTGGCGGTGGCGGCGCTTGGCACCGTCTATGCCCTAAGCGGCGATGAAGGGATGGTGAGAGAGGCGCTGTCGGCGACGCTGGCTCAGAACTGGAGCTTGGCGACGGCGCTCTCGCTGCTGGCGTGGTACGTGTTCGCCCCGCAGTGCCTGGCGACGCTGGCCGCCGTCCGCCGCGAGACCAATTCCTGGCGCTGGGCCGTGTTCATGTTCGTCTATCTGATGGCGTTGGCCTATATCGCGGCCTTCATTACCTATCGGGTCGCATTGGCAATGGCAGGCGGCTGA
- the infA gene encoding translation initiation factor IF-1, whose translation MSKEDHIEMEGTVVDTLPNTMFRVKLENGHVVTAHISGRMRKHYIRILTGDKVKVELTPYDLSKGRITYRGR comes from the coding sequence ATGTCGAAAGAAGACCATATCGAAATGGAAGGCACCGTAGTCGATACCCTGCCTAACACCATGTTCAGGGTAAAATTGGAAAACGGTCATGTGGTTACGGCGCATATTTCCGGCCGGATGCGCAAGCACTACATCCGCATCCTGACCGGCGACAAGGTCAAGGTGGAACTGACCCCTTATGATTTGAGCAAGGGGCGCATCACCTATCGCGGGCGTTGA
- the clpS gene encoding ATP-dependent Clp protease adapter ClpS, which produces MSQERSSSSHPDRGLVVEPAKPKLKQPRLYKVVLLNDDYTPMDFVVQILENFFAMNREKATQIMLHVHTRGRGVCGVYTHDIAETKVAQVNEFSRRHQHPLLCTLEEA; this is translated from the coding sequence ATGAGTCAGGAACGGTCCTCATCTTCCCATCCAGATCGCGGCCTCGTGGTGGAACCGGCCAAGCCCAAGCTGAAGCAGCCGCGACTGTACAAGGTGGTTTTGCTGAATGACGACTATACTCCGATGGATTTCGTGGTGCAGATTCTGGAGAATTTTTTCGCAATGAACCGGGAGAAAGCGACCCAAATCATGTTGCACGTTCATACTCGTGGTCGAGGGGTGTGCGGGGTCTATACTCATGATATTGCGGAAACTAAGGTAGCGCAGGTGAACGAGTTCTCCCGCCGGCACCAGCATCCGTTGTTATGTACCCTAGAAGAGGCTTGA
- the xth gene encoding exodeoxyribonuclease III, which yields MRVITLNVNGIRSAASKSLYPWLKEQKADVVCLQETRAQSQQLPPAHYHPVGYHCSYHDAKRRGYSGVALYARREPDEVLTGLGWPECDTEGRWLEARFSALSVVSLYLPSGSASPERQAVKFDFLKRLVKPLQALRASGRHIILCGDWNIAHREIDLKNWRANRNHSGFLPEERAWMSKLFGSLGWVDAFRVVDPRPDQYTWWSNRGRARDNNVGWRIDYQVITPGLAKKVRAAAIYRDQRFSDHAPLTLDYDYDF from the coding sequence ATGCGAGTCATCACGCTCAATGTCAACGGCATTCGATCCGCCGCTAGCAAGAGCCTTTATCCTTGGTTGAAGGAGCAAAAAGCGGATGTGGTCTGCTTGCAGGAGACCCGCGCGCAAAGCCAGCAGTTGCCCCCCGCGCATTACCATCCGGTCGGCTACCACTGCTCCTATCACGACGCCAAGCGCCGGGGCTACAGCGGCGTCGCGCTGTACGCGCGGCGCGAGCCGGATGAGGTTCTGACCGGTTTGGGTTGGCCGGAATGCGATACGGAAGGCCGCTGGCTGGAAGCGCGCTTCAGCGCGCTCAGCGTGGTTTCCTTATATCTACCCTCCGGCTCCGCCAGCCCCGAACGGCAGGCGGTGAAATTCGACTTTCTGAAACGCTTGGTCAAACCGCTCCAAGCGCTGCGCGCCAGCGGCCGCCACATCATCCTCTGCGGCGACTGGAACATCGCGCACCGGGAAATCGACCTGAAAAACTGGCGGGCCAACCGCAACCATTCCGGCTTTCTGCCCGAGGAACGCGCCTGGATGAGCAAATTGTTCGGTTCGCTGGGCTGGGTCGACGCCTTTCGGGTCGTCGATCCGCGCCCCGATCAATACACCTGGTGGTCGAACCGCGGCCGGGCGCGCGACAACAATGTCGGCTGGCGGATCGACTATCAAGTCATCACGCCGGGCTTGGCGAAAAAGGTGCGCGCCGCCGCCATCTACCGCGACCAGCGCTTTTCCGATCATGCGCCCCTGACGCTGGATTACGATTATGACTTCTGA
- a CDS encoding AmpG family muropeptide MFS transporter codes for MTSETERRSGGDILRIFLSGRMLAALLMGFSSGLPLLLATGSVLQAWLKEAGVDLGTIGLFALVGLPYTLKFLWAPLLDRFAPIASMGRRRGWLLLIQLTLMAAIVGLGFTDPYESLPLVTLAAFLVAFFSASQDIVIDAYRRESLSDEEQGLGASLYVNGYRIGLLLSSGGGLILADFIPFSAVYWVMAAAMLPGLITTLFCVEPLVPAGTPRTLREAVVQPFVEYFSRQDAALVLLFVLLYKVGEMMASQMTTPFYLDLGFSKTEIGTIVKLFGFWATVIGGLLGGVLILRLGQYRALWLFGVLQAIGLIGFVILARLGHSLPGLALAITSENLFSGMATTAYVAFMATLTNKKFTATQYALLSSLMGIPRVVVNTPTGYLAQWLGWEGFFLFCMAATVPGLWLLTRFRSWMEAEQSGAMPQPAIAKTGGR; via the coding sequence ATGACTTCTGAAACCGAGCGGCGCTCCGGCGGCGATATTCTGCGAATTTTTCTCAGCGGGCGGATGCTGGCCGCGCTGTTGATGGGCTTTTCCTCCGGCTTGCCGCTGCTACTGGCCACCGGATCGGTATTGCAGGCGTGGCTGAAGGAGGCCGGCGTCGATCTCGGCACCATCGGCTTGTTCGCGCTGGTCGGCTTGCCCTACACCCTGAAATTTCTGTGGGCGCCGCTGCTGGATCGTTTCGCTCCCATCGCCAGCATGGGCCGGCGGCGCGGCTGGCTGCTGCTGATCCAACTGACACTGATGGCGGCCATCGTCGGTTTGGGTTTTACCGACCCTTATGAGAGTTTGCCGCTGGTCACGCTGGCGGCGTTTCTGGTGGCGTTCTTTTCCGCCTCGCAAGACATCGTGATCGATGCCTACCGGCGCGAATCGTTGAGCGACGAGGAACAAGGCTTGGGCGCGTCGCTTTATGTCAACGGTTACCGAATCGGTTTGTTGCTGTCCTCCGGCGGCGGGTTGATCTTGGCCGACTTCATCCCCTTCTCCGCTGTATATTGGGTGATGGCGGCGGCGATGCTGCCCGGTCTGATCACGACGCTGTTTTGCGTCGAACCGCTGGTGCCGGCCGGCACGCCCCGCACTTTGCGCGAGGCGGTGGTGCAGCCGTTCGTGGAGTATTTCTCGCGCCAGGACGCCGCGCTGGTTTTGCTGTTCGTGCTGCTGTACAAGGTCGGCGAGATGATGGCGAGTCAAATGACCACGCCGTTTTATCTGGATCTCGGCTTTAGCAAGACCGAAATCGGCACCATCGTCAAATTGTTTGGTTTCTGGGCGACGGTGATCGGCGGTCTGCTCGGCGGCGTCTTGATATTGCGCCTGGGTCAATATCGCGCGCTGTGGCTGTTTGGGGTATTGCAGGCGATCGGCTTGATCGGCTTCGTGATTCTGGCGCGGCTCGGTCACAGTCTGCCGGGGCTGGCGCTGGCGATCACCAGCGAGAACCTGTTCAGCGGCATGGCGACCACGGCTTATGTGGCGTTCATGGCCACGCTCACCAACAAGAAATTCACCGCCACTCAGTACGCCTTGCTCAGCAGCCTAATGGGCATTCCCCGCGTGGTGGTCAACACTCCGACCGGCTATCTGGCCCAATGGCTGGGCTGGGAAGGCTTCTTTCTGTTTTGCATGGCGGCCACGGTGCCGGGCTTATGGCTACTGACCCGGTTTCGGAGTTGGATGGAGGCGGAACAGTCCGGGGCAATGCCGCAACCCGCCATCGCCAAAACCGGCGGCCGCTAA
- a CDS encoding flavodoxin family protein translates to MTEPRKHLLIVYHSQTGHTRTMARAVLRGARRVVEVETRLKMALRAGLDDLLWAHGLLLGTPENFGYMSGALKNFLDRTYYPAQDRISGLPYAVFISAGNDGAGALSGIERIARGYPLKPVCDPIIARGELNAAILQSCEDLGETMASGVAWGVF, encoded by the coding sequence GTGACCGAACCGCGCAAACACCTGCTGATCGTTTACCATTCCCAGACCGGCCATACCCGAACCATGGCCAGGGCAGTGCTGCGCGGCGCGCGGCGGGTGGTTGAGGTCGAAACGCGACTGAAAATGGCGTTGCGGGCCGGTCTGGACGATCTGTTGTGGGCGCACGGCTTGTTGCTGGGTACGCCGGAGAATTTCGGCTATATGTCCGGGGCGCTGAAAAATTTTTTGGATCGCACCTATTATCCGGCGCAGGACCGGATCAGCGGCCTGCCGTATGCCGTGTTCATCAGCGCCGGCAATGATGGCGCTGGCGCCCTGAGCGGCATTGAGCGCATCGCGCGCGGCTACCCGCTAAAACCGGTCTGCGATCCGATCATCGCCCGCGGCGAGCTGAACGCCGCTATTTTGCAGTCTTGCGAGGACTTGGGCGAAACCATGGCTTCAGGGGTGGCGTGGGGGGTCTTTTGA
- the pyrE gene encoding orotate phosphoribosyltransferase, translated as MRDYQRDFLDFAIGRGVLRFGEFTLKSGRISPYFFNAGAFASGAALARLGRYYAAAIAAADLQFDTLFGPAYKGIPLVSAVAIALAEQHGRDLPWCFNRKEAKDHGEGGTLVGAPLQGRVLIVDDVITAGTAIRETMDILNAHQAIPAGVLIALDRQERGQGELSAVQEVERAHGIAVTSIVSLNDVVVYLAERPNHATYLKTMRDYQVRYGSAHRPDF; from the coding sequence ATGCGAGACTATCAGCGGGACTTTCTCGATTTCGCCATCGGCCGGGGCGTGCTGCGCTTTGGCGAATTTACCCTGAAATCCGGGCGGATCAGCCCCTATTTTTTCAACGCCGGCGCGTTCGCCAGCGGCGCGGCGCTGGCGCGGTTGGGTCGGTACTACGCCGCCGCCATCGCCGCTGCCGACTTGCAATTCGACACCTTGTTCGGTCCGGCCTACAAAGGCATTCCGCTGGTGTCGGCGGTCGCCATCGCGCTGGCCGAACAGCACGGCCGCGACCTGCCTTGGTGCTTCAACCGCAAGGAAGCTAAGGATCACGGTGAAGGCGGAACGCTCGTCGGCGCGCCGTTGCAGGGTCGAGTGCTGATCGTGGATGATGTCATCACCGCCGGCACCGCCATCCGCGAAACGATGGATATTTTAAACGCTCACCAGGCTATTCCGGCGGGTGTTTTGATCGCGTTGGACCGGCAAGAGCGCGGCCAGGGCGAGCTGTCGGCGGTGCAGGAAGTCGAGCGCGCCCACGGCATCGCGGTAACCAGTATCGTCAGCCTGAACGACGTGGTGGTTTATCTGGCCGAACGGCCGAATCATGCGACCTACCTGAAAACGATGCGCGATTATCAGGTACGTTACGGGTCTGCGCATCGCCCGGATTTTTAA
- the clpA gene encoding ATP-dependent Clp protease ATP-binding subunit ClpA, which yields MLSKDLEFSINLAFREARDRRHEFMTVEHLLLALLDNPAASEVLRACGAHLDKLKRDLQTFIRDNTPVLSSDDPRETQPTLGFQRVLQRAVLHVQSSGNKEVTGANVLVAIFGEQESQAVYLLKQQEISRLDVVNFISHGISKNSDEQDSAAPQSEENTENQNAKPLENFASNLNEMARQGRIDPLIGRREEVERTVQILCRRRKNNPLFVGEAGVGKTAIAEGLAKMIVDGEVPDVLRNATIYALDLGSLVAGTKYRGDFEKRLKSVLAQLRKERNAVLFIDEIHTIIGAGAASGGVMDASNLIKPMLASGDLKCIGSTTYQEYRGIFEKDRALARRFQKIDVSEPSIEETYQILRGLKTRFEEHHDVKYADKALRAAVELSARYINDRHLPDKAIDVIDEAGASQRLLPVAKRKKVINVIDVETIIAKIARIPPKTVSSSDKDVLRNLERDLKLVVFGQDEAIDMLANAIKMARAGLGNEQKPIGSFLFAGPTGVGKTEVTRQLARIMGIELIRFDMSEYMERHTVSRLIGAPPGYVGFDQGGLMTDAILKHPHAVLLLDEVEKAHPDVFNLLLQVMDHGTLTDNNGRKADFRNVIVVMTTNAGAEQMDRPSIGFTMQDHSTDGMEAIKRLFSPEFRNRLDAIVQFKGLTPVTIAQVVDKFLIELEAQLESKKVTVEVDRAGRAWLADHGYDPKMGARPMARIIQENIKRKLAEELLFGRLVNGGHVAVTVRDGDLQVEIAEEEAVP from the coding sequence ATGTTAAGCAAGGATCTGGAATTTTCCATCAATCTTGCTTTCCGCGAGGCGCGAGATCGGCGCCATGAGTTCATGACCGTGGAGCATTTGTTGTTGGCGCTGCTGGACAATCCGGCGGCTTCCGAAGTATTGCGGGCGTGCGGCGCCCATCTGGACAAGCTGAAACGTGACTTGCAGACCTTCATCCGCGACAACACCCCGGTGCTGAGCTCCGATGACCCGCGCGAGACCCAACCGACGCTGGGGTTCCAACGCGTGCTGCAACGTGCGGTGCTGCACGTGCAATCCTCCGGCAACAAGGAAGTGACCGGCGCCAACGTGCTGGTGGCGATCTTCGGGGAGCAGGAATCGCAGGCGGTGTATCTGTTGAAGCAGCAGGAAATCAGCCGGTTGGACGTGGTGAATTTTATCTCCCACGGCATTTCGAAAAATTCCGACGAACAGGATTCCGCCGCGCCGCAAAGCGAGGAGAACACCGAAAACCAGAATGCCAAGCCGCTGGAAAACTTTGCCTCCAACCTCAATGAAATGGCCCGGCAAGGCCGCATCGATCCCTTGATCGGTCGCCGTGAGGAGGTCGAGCGCACCGTGCAGATCCTGTGCCGGCGGCGCAAGAACAATCCGCTGTTCGTCGGCGAGGCCGGAGTCGGCAAGACCGCCATCGCCGAGGGGCTGGCCAAGATGATCGTGGATGGCGAAGTGCCGGACGTGCTGCGCAACGCCACTATTTATGCGCTGGATTTAGGTTCCCTGGTGGCGGGCACCAAATATCGTGGCGATTTTGAAAAGCGGCTGAAATCGGTGTTGGCGCAACTGCGCAAGGAGCGGAATGCGGTCCTGTTCATCGACGAGATTCATACCATCATCGGCGCCGGCGCGGCTTCCGGCGGGGTAATGGATGCCTCCAACCTGATCAAGCCGATGCTGGCCTCGGGCGATCTGAAATGCATCGGCTCGACCACCTATCAAGAATATCGCGGCATCTTCGAGAAAGACCGGGCGCTGGCCCGGCGCTTCCAGAAAATCGACGTGTCCGAGCCGTCCATCGAGGAAACTTATCAGATTTTGCGCGGCCTCAAGACCCGGTTCGAGGAGCACCACGACGTCAAGTATGCCGATAAGGCGTTGCGGGCGGCGGTGGAGCTGTCGGCGCGCTATATCAACGACCGCCATCTGCCCGATAAGGCCATCGATGTGATCGACGAAGCCGGTGCCAGCCAGCGGTTGCTGCCGGTCGCCAAGCGTAAGAAAGTGATCAACGTGATCGATGTCGAAACCATCATCGCCAAGATCGCCCGCATTCCGCCCAAGACGGTCTCATCCTCGGACAAGGACGTGCTGCGTAATTTGGAGCGGGATCTCAAATTGGTGGTGTTCGGTCAGGACGAGGCCATCGACATGCTGGCCAACGCCATCAAGATGGCGCGCGCCGGCTTGGGCAACGAACAGAAGCCGATCGGCTCTTTCCTGTTCGCCGGCCCGACCGGGGTCGGCAAGACCGAGGTTACCCGCCAGCTCGCCCGGATCATGGGCATCGAGCTGATTCGTTTCGATATGTCCGAATACATGGAACGGCACACCGTCTCGCGGTTGATCGGCGCGCCGCCCGGCTACGTCGGTTTCGATCAGGGCGGCCTGATGACCGACGCCATTCTCAAGCACCCGCACGCGGTGTTGCTGTTGGACGAGGTCGAAAAGGCGCATCCCGATGTATTCAACCTACTGTTGCAGGTGATGGACCACGGCACCCTGACCGACAACAACGGCCGCAAGGCGGATTTTCGCAACGTCATCGTCGTCATGACCACCAACGCCGGCGCCGAGCAAATGGACCGGCCCTCGATCGGTTTTACGATGCAGGATCACAGCACGGACGGCATGGAAGCGATCAAACGGCTGTTCTCGCCGGAGTTCCGCAACCGGCTGGACGCCATCGTCCAATTCAAAGGCTTGACGCCGGTCACCATCGCGCAAGTGGTCGACAAATTCTTGATCGAACTGGAAGCTCAGTTGGAATCCAAGAAAGTCACCGTGGAAGTGGATCGGGCGGGGCGGGCTTGGCTGGCCGATCACGGTTACGATCCCAAGATGGGCGCGCGGCCGATGGCGCGGATCATTCAGGAAAACATCAAGCGGAAGCTGGCCGAGGAATTGCTGTTTGGCCGGCTGGTGAACGGCGGTCATGTCGCCGTCACCGTGCGCGATGGCGACCTGCAAGTGGAAATTGCCGAAGAAGAAGCGGTGCCGTAG
- a CDS encoding ferrous iron transport protein A: MREPAPSGSEPHSIGAASPTQCLSQMRRGGLGRILAVRGSDDKDQRDIERGLLEMGFVEGAAVEVLHYGLLGRDPLAVRINQTMTVALRRREADAVLVGPLLEPVTNAGPVVLECAPS, translated from the coding sequence ATGCGCGAACCGGCGCCGTCCGGCTCCGAGCCTCACTCTATCGGTGCGGCAAGTCCGACCCAGTGTTTGAGCCAGATGCGGCGCGGCGGTCTAGGCCGCATTCTGGCGGTGCGGGGCAGTGATGACAAGGATCAACGCGACATCGAACGTGGCTTGCTGGAAATGGGTTTTGTCGAAGGCGCGGCCGTTGAAGTTTTGCATTATGGCTTGCTGGGACGCGACCCGCTGGCGGTGCGCATCAATCAAACCATGACCGTCGCCTTGCGCCGTCGTGAGGCCGACGCCGTACTGGTCGGCCCGCTGCTTGAGCCAGTGACGAACGCGGGACCAGTCGTCCTGGAGTGCGCGCCATCATGA
- a CDS encoding GNAT family N-acetyltransferase, whose amino-acid sequence MSVRYLRYLYDPASVALVGASERLGSLGEALARNLLAGDFKGEVFFVNRRHRQVRDRPAYRRLADLPGTPELAVIATPVRTIPRLLLEAGRCGIKAVMIATPYNFRGSDETAVLRGALRKAARSYSLSILGPGGELISPRRGFNASLVPQAPLPGHLALLSQSSAALSPIIEWANTQGIGFSHIVTLGGQIDIDIADLLDRLIDDADTHVILLVLETVEHVRPFLSAARAAARVKPVLVVRAGRGHDAVSRQADAVYEAAFHRAGVLRLPSLPDLCWVGATLVFDTPIAGDRLAIVGNSRLLGLLAADTLLVEGGHLARFSQETENALRRLSPVAIKPQNPLDLGDDAGVERYVAVVEILLREGDADCVLVLHSPNVRVSAEDTAVALAETVSRWDERGGSRPGVLACWLGAASARAARQHRHARHIPTYDTPDEAVRAFMQCWRRQQNRIGLMATPAWLPEPASAGLNAARQRIDALSAAGRDVLDGSEAGALLDAYGISMSLPGFKPVGRPLMLSLRMVEDALFGPVLLLASAERDARWADGATVALPPLDPTLAREAIRHSRLYHRLCEADAALPGVLDSVILLLVKVSRLIVDFGEVVELELNPILLSTDGASVEAARIRLAATGFPPHERLAIRPYPRELEETVSLPDGSVLLIRPVRPEDEPAFVASFKQLSTEEVRMRFMRTVTELIHEEAARLTQIDYERDMALVVFRQRPDRPLESCGVARLMRDADGERAEFAIVLLRAATGIGLGSLLLRRLIRYAKERGFRELFGEILRENEPMLALCRAMGFSIAVCPDDAGVMVARLPLT is encoded by the coding sequence ATGTCCGTCCGTTATTTGCGCTATCTGTACGATCCGGCTTCCGTCGCGTTGGTCGGGGCCAGCGAACGGCTCGGTTCGCTCGGTGAGGCGTTGGCTCGAAACCTGTTGGCCGGTGATTTCAAGGGCGAGGTGTTTTTCGTCAACCGCCGTCATCGCCAGGTGCGCGACCGGCCGGCTTACCGACGGCTCGCCGATCTGCCGGGCACGCCGGAGTTGGCGGTTATCGCCACGCCGGTGCGCACGATTCCCAGGCTGTTGCTTGAAGCGGGTCGCTGCGGGATCAAGGCCGTAATGATTGCGACACCTTACAATTTTCGTGGCAGCGATGAGACGGCGGTTTTGCGCGGGGCTTTACGGAAAGCCGCGCGCTCCTACAGCTTGAGTATTCTCGGCCCCGGCGGTGAACTCATCTCGCCGCGCCGCGGCTTTAATGCCTCGCTCGTTCCTCAAGCGCCTTTGCCCGGCCACCTAGCCTTGCTTTCCCAGTCCTCGGCGGCGCTGTCGCCGATCATCGAGTGGGCCAACACTCAGGGTATCGGCTTTTCCCACATCGTCACCTTGGGCGGACAGATCGATATCGATATCGCCGATCTGTTGGATCGTCTGATCGATGATGCGGATACCCACGTCATTCTGTTGGTGCTGGAAACCGTGGAGCACGTCCGACCGTTCCTGTCGGCGGCGCGGGCGGCGGCGCGCGTCAAACCGGTGCTGGTGGTGCGCGCCGGTCGGGGCCACGATGCGGTCTCTCGTCAGGCCGATGCGGTTTATGAGGCCGCTTTCCACCGGGCTGGAGTATTGCGGCTGCCGTCGCTGCCGGATTTGTGCTGGGTCGGCGCGACGCTGGTGTTTGATACGCCGATTGCGGGCGACCGGCTGGCGATTGTCGGTAACAGTCGGCTGTTGGGTCTGCTGGCTGCGGATACCTTGCTGGTCGAAGGCGGCCATCTGGCCCGATTCAGTCAAGAGACTGAGAATGCGTTGCGACGCCTCTCACCGGTCGCCATCAAGCCCCAGAATCCGCTCGATTTGGGCGATGATGCCGGCGTGGAGCGCTACGTTGCCGTTGTGGAGATTCTGCTGCGAGAGGGCGATGCCGATTGCGTGTTGGTATTGCATTCGCCCAACGTGCGAGTTTCAGCCGAAGACACCGCTGTAGCGCTAGCCGAGACCGTGAGCCGTTGGGACGAGCGCGGCGGATCGCGGCCTGGCGTGTTGGCCTGCTGGCTGGGCGCGGCTAGCGCCCGCGCTGCCCGACAACATCGGCACGCGCGCCACATCCCGACTTACGACACGCCGGATGAGGCGGTTCGCGCTTTCATGCAGTGCTGGCGTCGCCAGCAAAACCGTATCGGTTTGATGGCGACGCCAGCTTGGTTGCCGGAACCTGCAAGCGCCGGTCTGAACGCCGCCCGGCAACGGATTGACGCTCTGTCGGCGGCGGGTCGCGATGTGTTGGACGGTTCGGAGGCCGGCGCCTTGCTGGACGCTTACGGGATTTCGATGTCGCTGCCGGGGTTTAAGCCGGTGGGCCGCCCGTTAATGCTGAGCCTGCGCATGGTCGAGGATGCGCTGTTCGGCCCGGTATTGCTGCTGGCATCGGCCGAGCGTGACGCTCGTTGGGCCGATGGAGCCACTGTTGCGCTACCGCCGCTCGATCCGACGCTGGCGCGCGAGGCGATCCGGCATTCGCGGCTTTATCATCGGCTATGCGAGGCCGACGCCGCGCTGCCCGGCGTGTTGGATAGCGTCATTTTGCTGCTGGTCAAGGTTTCGCGGCTGATCGTGGATTTTGGTGAAGTCGTTGAATTGGAACTGAATCCGATCCTGTTAAGCACAGACGGAGCGAGCGTGGAAGCCGCTCGAATTCGGCTCGCGGCGACGGGATTTCCGCCCCACGAGCGGCTGGCGATCCGGCCCTATCCGCGCGAATTGGAAGAGACCGTTTCATTGCCGGACGGTTCGGTCCTGTTGATTCGCCCGGTGCGGCCGGAAGATGAACCGGCTTTTGTAGCCTCGTTCAAGCAGTTATCGACCGAGGAAGTGCGGATGCGCTTCATGCGCACGGTCACGGAACTGATCCATGAGGAAGCCGCTCGCTTGACGCAAATCGACTACGAACGCGATATGGCGCTGGTGGTGTTCCGCCAGCGGCCCGACCGGCCGCTGGAAAGCTGCGGGGTGGCGCGGTTGATGCGCGACGCCGACGGCGAGCGGGCCGAGTTCGCCATCGTCCTGTTGCGGGCCGCGACCGGGATCGGGCTTGGTAGCCTGCTGCTGCGCCGGCTGATCCGTTACGCGAAAGAGAGAGGCTTTCGCGAGTTGTTCGGAGAAATCCTGCGGGAAAACGAGCCGATGCTGGCGCTGTGCCGGGCCATGGGTTTCAGCATCGCGGTCTGTCCGGACGACGCCGGGGTGATGGTCGCGCGCTTGCCGCTGACGTGA